The following proteins come from a genomic window of Meles meles chromosome 1, mMelMel3.1 paternal haplotype, whole genome shotgun sequence:
- the LOC123925378 gene encoding pre-mRNA-splicing factor SYF2 yields MAAAILAEKVPVDSAEEREQPLAPAAELAAQKREQRLRKFRELHLKRNEARKLNHQEVVEEDKRLKLPANWEARKARLEWELQEEEKKKECAARGEDYEKVKLLEISAEDAERWERKKRRKNPDLGFSDYAAAQLRQYHRLTKQIKPDMETYERLREKHGEEFFPTSNSLLHGTHVPSTEEVDRMVMDLEKQIEKRDKYSRRRPYNDDADIDYINERNAKFNKKAERFYGKYTAEIKQNLERGTAV; encoded by the exons ATGGCTGCCGCGATATTAGCCGAGAAG GTGCCGGTGGACAGCgcggaggagagggagcagcccCTGGCGCCTGCCGCGGAGCTGGCTGCCCAGAAGCGCGAACAGAGGCTGCGCAAATTTCGGGAGCTGCACCTGAAGCGG AATGAAGCTCGTAAATTAAATCACCAGGAAGTTGTTGAagaagataaaagacttaagttaccTGCTAACTGGGAAGCCAGAAAAGCTCGTCTAGAATGGGAGctacaggaagaagaaaagaagaag GAATGTGCAGCGAGAGGGGAGGACTATGAGAAAGTGAAGCTGCTGGAGATCAGCGCAGAAGATGCAGAaagatgggagaggaagaagaggaggaaaaacccTGACCTGGGATTCTCAG ATTATGCTGCTGCCCAGTTACGCCAGTATCATCGGCTGACCAAGCAGATCAAACCTGACATGGAAACCTatgagagactgagagaaaaaCA TGGAGAAGAGTTTTTCCCAACATCCAACAGCCTTCTTCATGGAACACACGTGCCTTCCACAGAAGAGGTTGATAGGATGGTCATGGATCTGGAAAAACA aatTGAAAAACGAGACAAGTATAGCCGGAGACGTCCTTATAATGATGATGCAGACATCGACTACATTAATGAAAGGAATGCCAAATTCAACAAGAAGGCAGAAAGATTCTATGGGAAATATACGGCTGAAATTAAACAGAATTTGGAAAGAGGAACAGCAGTCTAA